A region from the Janthinobacterium agaricidamnosum genome encodes:
- a CDS encoding FxDxF family PEP-CTERM protein, with the protein MKLKSLIAAAVLSAASIGSASATAYTVNLVNTTGNLWTSGFSAVPSPLGDFTDTFTFTPNATFGSTAQAFLANLSVTGSDSSSISFTSANLNGIGLTGFGSPTPFGYAQGEVLAPTSLLFNGPLVLTVIGNTKGGSYGGVFNLNLAPVPEPETYGMLLAGLGILGFLARRRKQS; encoded by the coding sequence ATGAAATTAAAATCACTCATCGCAGCGGCAGTCCTGAGCGCTGCTTCCATTGGCAGCGCCAGCGCCACCGCCTACACAGTCAACCTCGTCAATACCACGGGCAATCTGTGGACCAGCGGCTTCAGCGCCGTTCCCAGCCCGCTCGGCGACTTCACCGATACGTTCACGTTCACGCCCAACGCGACCTTCGGTTCAACCGCGCAAGCCTTCCTGGCCAACCTGTCCGTCACGGGTTCGGACAGCTCTTCCATCAGCTTCACCAGCGCCAACCTGAATGGCATCGGCCTGACGGGGTTTGGCAGCCCCACCCCCTTTGGCTATGCCCAGGGCGAAGTCCTGGCGCCTACAAGCCTCCTGTTCAACGGCCCGCTGGTCCTCACCGTCATCGGCAATACCAAGGGCGGCAGCTATGGCGGCGTCTTCAATCTGAACCTGGCGCCCGTTCCCGAACCGGAAACCTATGGCATGCTGCTGGCCGGCCTGGGCATACTCGGCTTCCTGGCGCGACGCCGCAAGCAATCTTGA
- a CDS encoding TMEM165/GDT1 family protein → MEAFLISTGIVGLAEIGDKTQLLAFLLAAKFRKPLPIVLAIFVATVANHAFAAAVGAWITSMLGPDVLRWVLVVSFLAMAAWTLIPDKLDEDETKLAKYGVFLTTLIAFFMAEMGDKTQVATVALAARYHDIVSVVLGTTFGMMLANVPAVYLGDRIANRVPLRLVHGIAALVFAVLGVATLLGAGAALGF, encoded by the coding sequence ATGGAAGCATTCCTCATCTCCACCGGCATCGTCGGTCTCGCTGAAATCGGCGACAAAACCCAACTGCTGGCCTTTCTGCTGGCCGCCAAATTCCGCAAGCCTTTGCCCATCGTGCTGGCCATTTTCGTCGCCACCGTCGCCAACCACGCGTTCGCCGCCGCCGTCGGCGCCTGGATCACCAGCATGCTGGGCCCGGACGTGCTGCGCTGGGTGCTGGTCGTCTCCTTTTTGGCCATGGCCGCCTGGACCCTGATCCCCGACAAGCTCGATGAAGACGAGACCAAGCTGGCCAAATACGGCGTCTTCCTGACCACCCTGATCGCCTTCTTCATGGCGGAAATGGGAGACAAGACGCAGGTGGCGACGGTGGCGCTGGCGGCGCGCTACCACGATATCGTTTCCGTCGTGCTGGGCACCACCTTCGGCATGATGCTGGCCAACGTGCCGGCCGTCTACCTGGGCGACAGGATCGCCAACCGCGTCCCGCTGCGCCTCGTGCATGGTATCGCGGCCCTGGTCTTTGCCGTGCTGGGCGTGGCCACCCTGCTGGGCGCGGGCGCCGCCCTGGGATTTTGA
- a CDS encoding pyridoxamine 5'-phosphate oxidase family protein, with translation MTATALPPSPRTRVRRVAELASYEQAALYAIVDAAYLCHIAFHDDKGSHCIPTACWRIEGHLYIHGSNGSRMLKRLQESDVCVTITHLDGLVLARSAFNHTMNYRSAMVYGQFEKVSDIGRQHAAMDALMEKLVPGRLAHVRGGSAKEYAATTVLRIALDEYAVKQRQGGPLDDADDMAHAVWTGELPFTHGRGTAIADALNTCELPPYAAAWGTESA, from the coding sequence ATGACCGCTACCGCCCTGCCTCCCAGCCCCCGTACCCGCGTGCGCCGCGTCGCCGAACTGGCCAGCTACGAGCAAGCCGCCCTGTACGCCATCGTCGATGCCGCCTACCTGTGCCATATCGCCTTCCACGACGACAAGGGCAGCCATTGCATCCCGACCGCCTGCTGGCGCATCGAGGGCCACCTGTACATCCATGGTTCGAACGGCAGCCGCATGCTCAAGCGCCTGCAAGAGAGCGACGTCTGCGTGACCATCACCCATCTCGACGGCCTGGTGCTGGCGCGCTCCGCCTTCAATCACACGATGAACTACCGTTCGGCGATGGTGTACGGGCAGTTTGAAAAAGTAAGCGATATCGGCCGGCAGCATGCGGCCATGGACGCGCTGATGGAAAAGCTGGTGCCGGGACGCCTGGCGCACGTGCGCGGCGGCAGCGCCAAGGAATACGCGGCCACCACCGTGCTGCGCATCGCGCTCGACGAATATGCCGTCAAGCAGCGCCAGGGCGGCCCACTCGACGACGCGGACGACATGGCGCATGCCGTCTGGACGGGCGAACTGCCCTTTACGCACGGCCGTGGCACGGCCATCGCCGATGCGCTCAACACCTGCGAGTTGCCCCCGTATGCCGCCGCCTGGGGGACGGAATCCGCTTGA
- a CDS encoding M1 family aminopeptidase: MPVLVRLLALCLTLFAPLPGLCAAAPFDDKFRQLEELLPTPNSYRTASGAPGHAYWQQRADYVIRATLDEARRAITASEQITYHNRSPDSLAYLWLQLDQNGLRQDADQRRVLSAPSRQAWLSGNEDEALKFEDLRAIHAGREFDGGFKLTAVKAASGKPLPYVVNQTMLRIDLPVALAPGQSVTFNIDWSYRINDQKVLVERSGYEYFEDDKNTIFQIAQWFPRMAAYYDAVGWQHKQFLGSGEFTLEFGDYELYLTVPADHVVAATGELQNPAAVLSAAQRERLARAKNSATPLLVITPAEALAAEKGKPAGMKTWHFKAANVRDVAWASSRKFIWDAQGLDSGGKRVMAMSYYPNEGNPLWQQYSTRAVVHAIEQYNKYSFEYPYPNAISVNGAVGGMEYPMIAFNGGRPVKDKKTGELTYSKTDKYDLIGVIIHEVGHNYFPMIVNSDERQWTWMDEGLNSFLQYLAEQAWEEHFPSWNGEPRKIVDYMRSQNQVPIMTNSESLLQFTANAYDKPATALNILRETILGRELFDFAFKQYALRWKFKRPTPADFFRTMEDASGTDLDWFWRGWFYTTDAVDISIDGISEYGVSTKNPEVEKAWKKAQKDAQPISISDQRNKALPKKVDTDPALKDFYNRHDDFTVTNKDRNSYAEEQETLEPWEKKLLEQRNMGKHLYLVDFSNLGGLVMPLILEIELKSGKKIIERVPAEVWRYAPHKISKVIITDEPMVGLVQDPYWETADIDTSNNSWPRKITPSRLELFKQDRDKHNLMKDLNTPLKAPEAKPQARAEAK; encoded by the coding sequence ATGCCGGTTCTTGTCCGCTTGCTTGCCCTGTGTTTGACCTTGTTTGCTCCCTTGCCTGGCCTGTGCGCCGCCGCGCCCTTCGACGACAAGTTCCGCCAGCTCGAAGAACTGCTGCCCACGCCGAACAGCTACCGCACGGCGTCCGGCGCGCCCGGTCACGCCTACTGGCAGCAGCGCGCCGATTACGTGATCCGCGCCACGCTGGATGAAGCGCGCCGCGCCATCACGGCCAGCGAACAGATCACCTATCACAACCGTTCGCCCGACAGCCTCGCGTATCTGTGGCTGCAGCTGGACCAGAACGGTTTGCGCCAGGATGCCGACCAGCGCCGCGTATTGAGCGCACCGTCGCGCCAGGCCTGGCTGAGCGGTAACGAAGACGAAGCGCTGAAATTCGAGGACTTGCGCGCCATCCATGCGGGGCGCGAATTTGACGGCGGCTTCAAGCTGACCGCCGTGAAAGCGGCCAGCGGCAAGCCGCTGCCGTATGTGGTCAACCAGACCATGCTGCGCATCGATCTGCCGGTGGCGCTGGCGCCCGGCCAGAGCGTCACGTTCAACATCGACTGGTCGTACCGGATCAATGACCAGAAGGTGCTCGTCGAGCGCTCCGGCTACGAGTATTTTGAAGACGACAAGAACACGATTTTCCAGATCGCGCAGTGGTTCCCCCGCATGGCCGCGTATTACGACGCCGTCGGCTGGCAGCACAAGCAGTTTCTCGGCTCCGGGGAATTCACGCTCGAGTTTGGCGACTACGAGCTGTACCTGACCGTGCCGGCCGACCATGTGGTGGCCGCCACGGGCGAGCTGCAAAACCCTGCCGCTGTATTGAGCGCGGCGCAGCGCGAGCGCCTGGCGCGGGCGAAAAACAGCGCTACGCCGCTGCTGGTGATCACGCCCGCCGAGGCGCTGGCGGCGGAAAAGGGCAAGCCGGCGGGCATGAAAACCTGGCACTTCAAGGCGGCCAATGTGCGCGACGTGGCGTGGGCCTCGAGCCGCAAGTTCATCTGGGATGCGCAGGGTTTGGATAGCGGCGGCAAGCGCGTGATGGCCATGTCCTACTATCCGAACGAGGGCAATCCGCTGTGGCAGCAGTACAGCACGCGCGCCGTCGTGCATGCGATCGAGCAGTACAACAAATACAGTTTCGAGTATCCGTATCCGAACGCGATTTCCGTCAATGGCGCCGTGGGCGGCATGGAGTATCCGATGATTGCGTTCAATGGCGGGCGCCCCGTGAAGGACAAGAAGACGGGGGAACTCACGTATTCGAAGACGGACAAATATGACCTGATCGGCGTGATCATCCATGAAGTGGGGCACAATTATTTCCCCATGATCGTCAATTCGGACGAGCGCCAGTGGACGTGGATGGACGAGGGCCTCAACTCCTTCCTGCAGTACCTGGCCGAGCAGGCGTGGGAAGAGCATTTCCCCTCCTGGAATGGCGAGCCGCGCAAGATCGTCGACTACATGCGCAGCCAGAACCAGGTGCCCATCATGACCAATTCCGAGTCCTTGCTGCAGTTCACGGCGAACGCCTACGACAAGCCGGCCACGGCGCTCAACATCCTGCGCGAAACCATCCTCGGGCGCGAGCTGTTCGACTTCGCCTTCAAGCAGTACGCCTTGCGCTGGAAGTTCAAGCGCCCGACGCCGGCCGACTTTTTCCGCACCATGGAAGACGCTTCCGGCACCGACCTGGACTGGTTCTGGCGCGGCTGGTTCTATACCACCGATGCGGTCGACATCAGCATCGACGGCATCAGCGAATACGGCGTGAGCACGAAGAATCCGGAAGTCGAGAAAGCGTGGAAGAAGGCGCAGAAGGACGCGCAGCCCATCTCGATCTCGGACCAGCGCAACAAGGCGCTGCCGAAGAAGGTCGATACCGATCCTGCGCTGAAGGATTTCTATAACCGGCACGACGACTTCACGGTCACCAACAAGGACCGCAACAGCTATGCGGAAGAGCAGGAAACGCTGGAGCCGTGGGAGAAAAAGCTGCTGGAACAGCGCAACATGGGCAAGCATCTGTACCTGGTCGATTTTTCGAATCTCGGCGGCCTGGTGATGCCGCTGATCCTGGAAATCGAACTGAAAAGCGGCAAGAAAATCATCGAGCGCGTGCCGGCCGAAGTGTGGCGCTACGCGCCGCACAAGATCAGCAAGGTGATCATCACGGACGAGCCGATGGTGGGCCTGGTGCAGGACCCGTACTGGGAGACGGCCGACATCGACACGAGCAACAATAGCTGGCCGCGAAAAATCACGCCGTCGCGCCTGGAGCTGTTCAAACAGGACCGCGACAAGCATAACCTGATGAAGGATTTGAATACGCCGCTGAAGGCGCCCGAGGCCAAGCCGCAAGCCAGGGCAGAAGCAAAATAG
- a CDS encoding PLP-dependent aminotransferase family protein — MDFALLLGAFERTHRERGWPRQRLLHECLRAAIRGGQLAPGTRLAATRVLAAELGVARNTVLYAYEQLASEGFVLPDRRGTVVAGGAGMPVTSPVSGGQDGLSRRARHLRGVSGQDASAALVFPADAMGAFAPGVPALDAFPLAQWRRMLDRAWRALTPRQLNYGDPAGEPQLRMAIADHLRAARGVVCDAGQVFITDGTQSSLDVCLRAFADQGDTLWIEHPGYGGALAAGRGAGLQVTGIAVDIDGIAPTDADWRDTPPRLIYTTPSHQYPTGSVLSPARRMALLERARAARALIIEDDYDSEFRHGGPPLAAMQGLVADAPVVYLGTFSKTMFPALRIAFIVVPAALAGAFAQMQAQGAARGRVAEQLALAEFLRSGLFARHVRRMRRLYRQRRDALSEALRRHACAGAAIHGGTAGMHLALRFHDSAWDDLALSRRAAQDSIVALALSAHGTGEGPGWNGFLLGYAQVPAENMDGLARRLGALLPA, encoded by the coding sequence ATGGATTTCGCTTTGCTGCTGGGCGCGTTCGAGCGCACGCACCGCGAGCGGGGCTGGCCGCGCCAGCGCCTGCTGCATGAATGCCTGCGCGCGGCCATCCGCGGCGGCCAGCTGGCGCCGGGCACGCGGCTGGCCGCCACGCGCGTGCTGGCGGCCGAACTGGGCGTGGCGCGCAATACCGTGCTGTATGCCTACGAGCAGCTGGCCAGCGAAGGGTTTGTCTTGCCGGACCGGCGCGGCACCGTTGTCGCCGGCGGCGCCGGCATGCCGGTGACGTCGCCAGTGAGCGGTGGCCAGGATGGCTTGTCGCGCCGCGCCCGGCATTTGCGCGGCGTGTCAGGACAGGATGCCAGCGCGGCGCTGGTGTTTCCCGCCGACGCCATGGGCGCGTTCGCGCCTGGGGTACCGGCGCTCGACGCATTTCCGCTGGCGCAGTGGCGGCGCATGCTGGACCGCGCGTGGCGCGCGCTGACGCCGCGCCAGCTCAATTACGGCGACCCTGCCGGCGAGCCCCAGCTGCGCATGGCCATCGCCGACCATTTGCGCGCCGCGCGCGGCGTCGTCTGCGATGCGGGCCAGGTGTTCATCACGGATGGCACGCAGAGCAGTCTCGATGTCTGCCTGCGCGCCTTTGCCGACCAGGGCGACACCTTGTGGATCGAGCATCCCGGCTATGGCGGCGCGCTGGCGGCGGGCCGTGGCGCCGGCTTGCAGGTGACCGGTATCGCCGTCGACATCGATGGCATCGCGCCGACGGACGCCGACTGGCGCGATACGCCGCCGCGGCTGATCTATACGACGCCGTCGCACCAGTATCCGACGGGCAGCGTGCTCAGTCCCGCGCGCCGCATGGCGCTGCTCGAACGCGCGCGCGCGGCCAGAGCGCTGATCATCGAAGACGATTACGACAGCGAGTTTCGCCATGGCGGACCGCCCCTGGCGGCCATGCAGGGACTGGTGGCCGACGCGCCCGTCGTGTATCTGGGCACCTTCAGCAAGACCATGTTCCCCGCCTTGCGCATCGCCTTTATCGTCGTGCCGGCCGCGCTGGCCGGCGCCTTCGCGCAGATGCAGGCGCAGGGCGCCGCGCGCGGCCGCGTCGCCGAGCAGCTGGCGCTGGCCGAGTTCCTGCGCAGTGGCCTGTTTGCGCGCCACGTGCGCCGCATGCGCAGGCTGTACCGCCAGCGCCGCGACGCCTTGAGCGAGGCCTTGCGGCGCCATGCGTGTGCGGGCGCGGCCATCCATGGCGGCACGGCCGGCATGCACCTGGCGCTGCGTTTTCACGATAGCGCATGGGATGACCTGGCGCTGAGCCGCCGCGCCGCGCAGGACAGCATCGTGGCGCTGGCGCTGTCCGCGCATGGCACCGGCGAGGGACCAGGCTGGAACGGTTTCCTGCTCGGTTATGCGCAGGTGCCGGCCGAGAACATGGATGGCCTGGCGCGCCGCTTGGGCGCGCTGCTGCCGGCGTGA
- a CDS encoding serine hydrolase, translating into MHTMNRLAAAIVLAFSSIAVPALAFDAAPVVAAAPVPAPAFDLERDVATALKVFDVPGMAIAIVKDGKVVTAKGFGVRKLGEPAAVDAQTVFEVASNSKGFTAAALAMLVDEGKLAWDDPVTKHLPGFQMHDSYVTGAMTIRDLLTHRSGLGLGAGDLLWWPTTTFSTDEIIEKLRYIRPATSFRNSYAYDNLLYIVAGKIIADKAGKSWGEAMHERILAPLGMTGTTTSLAENAGNPDVASAHSKIDGKIAAVKSMPVPNAVGAVGINTNAEDIAKWMMVLLDGGKIAGVQDKDGKEARLFSEKQGREMWTAQTPIKIPEPKPALAATKPNFSAYGLGFQLRDYKGMKVAMHGGALQGFYSRVVMVPEAKLGVAILTNAENGGSMTALQWRILDHYLQAAPSDWLALVAKVEQDQHAEEVKKQGKASSARAAKSQPSLPLAAYDGEYEDAWYGKVVIKPEGKKHILSFTRTPDLTGELEHWQHDTFIVRWKERNFNADAYVTFSLNPDGSIDRVKMAPVSAETDFSYDFQDLSLVPVKPKEAKK; encoded by the coding sequence ATGCATACCATGAATCGCCTCGCCGCCGCCATCGTGCTGGCGTTTTCCAGCATCGCCGTGCCGGCGCTGGCATTTGACGCAGCCCCCGTCGTTGCCGCAGCGCCGGTTCCTGCGCCTGCCTTCGATCTTGAGCGCGACGTCGCCACCGCCCTGAAAGTGTTCGACGTGCCCGGCATGGCGATCGCCATCGTCAAGGATGGCAAAGTCGTCACCGCCAAGGGTTTTGGCGTACGCAAGCTGGGCGAACCGGCCGCCGTCGATGCGCAGACCGTGTTCGAGGTGGCATCGAACTCGAAGGGTTTTACGGCCGCCGCGCTGGCCATGCTGGTCGACGAGGGCAAGCTGGCCTGGGACGATCCCGTCACCAAGCATCTGCCCGGCTTCCAGATGCACGATTCCTACGTGACGGGCGCCATGACCATCCGCGATTTGCTGACGCACCGCAGCGGCCTGGGGCTGGGTGCCGGCGACTTGCTGTGGTGGCCCACCACCACGTTCAGCACCGACGAGATCATCGAGAAGCTGCGCTACATCCGTCCGGCCACGAGTTTTCGCAACAGCTATGCCTACGATAACCTGCTGTACATCGTGGCCGGCAAGATCATCGCCGACAAGGCGGGGAAAAGCTGGGGCGAGGCCATGCATGAGCGCATCCTGGCGCCGCTGGGCATGACGGGCACCACGACCAGCCTGGCCGAGAATGCGGGCAATCCCGATGTCGCCAGCGCGCACAGCAAGATCGACGGCAAGATCGCCGCCGTCAAGTCGATGCCCGTGCCGAACGCCGTGGGCGCCGTGGGCATCAACACGAATGCGGAAGACATCGCCAAGTGGATGATGGTGCTGCTCGATGGCGGCAAGATCGCCGGCGTGCAGGACAAGGACGGCAAGGAAGCGCGTCTGTTCAGCGAAAAGCAGGGCCGCGAAATGTGGACGGCGCAAACGCCGATCAAGATCCCCGAGCCGAAACCGGCATTGGCCGCGACGAAACCGAACTTCAGCGCGTATGGCCTGGGCTTCCAGCTGCGCGACTACAAGGGCATGAAGGTCGCCATGCACGGCGGCGCGCTGCAGGGATTCTATTCGCGCGTGGTGATGGTGCCGGAAGCGAAATTGGGCGTGGCCATCCTCACCAATGCGGAAAATGGCGGTTCGATGACGGCGCTGCAATGGCGCATCCTCGACCATTACCTGCAGGCGGCGCCGTCGGACTGGCTGGCGCTGGTGGCCAAGGTGGAGCAGGACCAGCATGCGGAAGAAGTGAAAAAGCAGGGCAAGGCGTCGAGCGCGCGCGCGGCGAAATCGCAGCCATCGCTGCCGCTGGCGGCGTATGACGGCGAGTATGAAGACGCCTGGTACGGCAAGGTCGTGATCAAGCCGGAAGGGAAAAAACATATCCTCAGTTTTACGCGCACGCCGGACCTGACGGGCGAGCTGGAACACTGGCAGCACGACACCTTCATCGTGCGCTGGAAAGAGCGCAATTTCAACGCCGACGCCTACGTGACGTTCTCGCTCAATCCCGATGGCAGCATCGACCGGGTAAAGATGGCGCCCGTGTCGGCCGAGACGGATTTCAGCTACGACTTCCAGGACCTGAGCCTGGTGCCGGTGAAGCCGAAGGAAGCGAAGAAATAA
- a CDS encoding M1 family metallopeptidase, whose protein sequence is MQTLTFLRALGCALFCQLTLAAHADPLSYARYDQVRTRDLQLDLKADFKQKTLSGYAELSLNWIDPAARTLVLDTRDLSIAKVQVQDKRGAWQMAPYQLDKADPEKGQALRITTTGQPGKVRVYYHTAPNAIALQWLTPQQTMSGKLPFMFSQSQSINARSWVPSQDTPAVRFTYSARIEAPSGMRVVMSAENDEKATGKGGWKFRMPQPIPSYLLAIAIGELEVRKLGPRSAVYAEPPRIKAAEYELADTEKMIQAAEALYGPYGWGRYDMIVLPPSFPYGGMENPRLTFLTPTMIAGDRSLVDLIAHELAHSWSGNLVTNASWKHMWLNEGFTTYVTTRIVEQLYGSDVAQMGVQVDQEELAASIKELPAAKTALITRDADVNPAETYTDDGIIYPKGAWFLATMERRAGRAVFDPFLRGWFDQHAFQSVTTEQFIAYLRKNLLAQHPDVMPEAELEEWLYGTGVPASAQRVVSPRLALLDQHRDAWLKGELATKDLGMDKWIAIESMHFLNDINNKASAAQLRELDQVYGVGKSGNNEVAYRFYLASVNAGYDVRQPLQAFLLSVGRQKFVVPLYSALMKTPQGHAWAKDVYAQARERYHPVTQESVDKLMAAQAH, encoded by the coding sequence ATGCAAACTTTGACCTTCCTGCGCGCGCTGGGCTGTGCGCTATTTTGCCAGCTAACGCTGGCTGCGCACGCCGATCCCCTCAGCTATGCGCGCTACGACCAGGTGCGCACGCGCGACCTGCAGCTGGACCTGAAAGCCGACTTCAAGCAAAAGACGCTCTCCGGCTATGCCGAGCTGTCCTTGAACTGGATCGATCCGGCGGCGCGCACGCTGGTGCTCGATACGCGCGATCTGTCGATCGCCAAGGTGCAGGTACAGGACAAGCGCGGCGCCTGGCAGATGGCGCCGTACCAGCTGGACAAGGCCGACCCGGAAAAGGGCCAGGCGCTGCGCATCACCACCACGGGCCAGCCGGGCAAGGTGCGCGTCTACTATCACACGGCGCCGAACGCCATCGCGCTGCAGTGGCTCACGCCGCAGCAGACGATGTCGGGCAAGCTGCCGTTCATGTTCAGCCAGTCGCAAAGCATCAACGCCCGCTCGTGGGTGCCTTCGCAGGATACGCCGGCCGTGCGCTTTACGTATAGCGCGCGCATCGAGGCACCAAGCGGCATGCGCGTCGTGATGAGCGCCGAGAACGACGAAAAGGCGACCGGCAAGGGCGGCTGGAAATTCAGGATGCCGCAGCCGATTCCCTCGTACCTGCTGGCCATCGCCATCGGCGAACTGGAAGTGCGCAAACTCGGCCCACGCTCCGCCGTGTATGCGGAACCGCCGCGCATCAAGGCGGCCGAGTACGAGCTGGCCGATACGGAAAAGATGATCCAGGCAGCCGAGGCGCTGTATGGCCCGTATGGCTGGGGGCGCTACGACATGATCGTGCTGCCGCCGTCGTTTCCCTACGGCGGCATGGAAAACCCGCGCCTGACCTTCCTCACGCCGACCATGATTGCGGGCGACCGCAGCCTGGTCGACCTGATCGCGCATGAACTGGCCCACTCCTGGTCGGGCAACCTGGTCACCAACGCCTCGTGGAAGCACATGTGGCTCAACGAAGGCTTCACCACCTACGTCACGACGCGCATCGTCGAGCAGCTGTATGGCAGCGACGTGGCGCAGATGGGCGTGCAGGTCGACCAGGAAGAACTGGCCGCGTCGATCAAGGAGTTGCCGGCGGCGAAAACGGCGCTGATCACGCGCGATGCGGATGTCAATCCCGCGGAAACGTACACGGACGACGGCATCATCTACCCGAAAGGCGCCTGGTTCCTGGCCACCATGGAGCGCCGCGCCGGCCGCGCCGTGTTCGACCCCTTCCTGCGCGGCTGGTTCGACCAGCATGCGTTCCAGAGCGTGACGACGGAGCAGTTCATCGCCTACCTGCGCAAGAACCTGCTGGCGCAGCATCCGGACGTGATGCCGGAAGCGGAACTCGAGGAATGGCTTTATGGCACGGGCGTGCCGGCCAGCGCGCAGCGCGTCGTCTCGCCGCGCCTGGCGCTGCTCGACCAGCACCGCGACGCCTGGCTGAAAGGCGAACTTGCCACCAAGGATCTGGGCATGGACAAGTGGATCGCCATCGAATCGATGCACTTCCTGAACGACATCAACAACAAGGCCAGCGCGGCGCAATTGCGTGAGCTGGACCAGGTCTACGGCGTGGGCAAGAGCGGCAACAATGAAGTGGCCTACCGCTTCTACCTGGCCTCCGTGAACGCCGGCTACGACGTGCGCCAGCCCTTGCAGGCATTCCTGCTGAGCGTGGGCCGCCAGAAGTTCGTCGTGCCCCTGTACAGCGCCTTGATGAAGACGCCGCAGGGCCATGCCTGGGCCAAGGACGTGTATGCGCAGGCGCGCGAACGCTACCACCCGGTGACGCAGGAAAGCGTCGATAAATTGATGGCCGCGCAAGCGCATTGA
- a CDS encoding spermidine synthase, with protein MTTDFISTSNTAFSHPGHPPATTTEHRGIRYLHLGTKWVQGAMRLDKPDAIELEYVQMMMMWMLFKTQPKRIVQLGLGSAALTKFSYRRFPDATVTAIELNPNVIAICGAQFALPPNDARLDVREMNALDFVLDPANHGTVDALQVDLYDEDARGPVLDTPEFYQACFDCLTDDGIMCTNVFGDFPNYDKNLQAMELVFDAVVWVPEMEDENIVVLAFKKSPSLDFSELYERAATIKKQFNLPAKNWVNGLKQWMQDQQ; from the coding sequence ATGACGACCGACTTTATCTCCACCAGCAACACCGCTTTCAGCCACCCGGGCCACCCGCCCGCCACCACCACCGAACACCGCGGCATCCGCTACCTGCACCTGGGCACCAAGTGGGTGCAGGGCGCCATGCGCCTGGACAAACCGGACGCCATCGAGCTCGAGTACGTGCAGATGATGATGATGTGGATGCTGTTCAAGACGCAGCCCAAACGCATCGTGCAGCTGGGTCTGGGCAGCGCCGCGCTGACCAAGTTCAGCTACCGCCGCTTTCCCGACGCCACGGTCACGGCCATCGAACTCAATCCGAACGTGATCGCCATCTGCGGCGCCCAGTTCGCGCTGCCGCCGAACGATGCTCGCCTCGACGTGCGCGAAATGAATGCGCTCGACTTCGTGCTCGACCCGGCCAACCACGGCACGGTCGACGCGTTGCAAGTGGACCTGTACGACGAAGACGCTCGCGGCCCCGTGCTCGACACGCCCGAGTTCTACCAGGCCTGCTTTGACTGCCTGACGGACGACGGCATCATGTGCACGAATGTCTTCGGCGACTTCCCCAACTACGACAAGAACTTGCAGGCGATGGAACTGGTCTTCGACGCCGTCGTCTGGGTGCCGGAAATGGAAGATGAAAACATCGTCGTGTTGGCCTTCAAAAAATCGCCATCGCTCGACTTCAGCGAGCTATATGAACGCGCCGCCACCATCAAGAAACAGTTCAACCTGCCCGCCAAGAACTGGGTCAACGGCTTGAAGCAGTGGATGCAGGATCAGCAGTAA
- a CDS encoding class I SAM-dependent methyltransferase yields the protein MMKRVSLAAALTVMLACGGSGAALAADTGDAAPKAAIAGSARTPANALRDSARHPYETLTFFGIKPTMTVVELAPGGGWYTEILAPYLRDNGKLIAAGNDPQSASEGARRGAARFQQKLDANPAAFGKVEIGAFAPPTTYRIAPKGTADMVLTFRNIHNWIPIGEAGMQTLFKEVYDSLKPGGVFGVVEHRLPAHKTQDATASSGYMHEAYVIKLAENAGFKLAAKSDINANPKDTADHQGGVWALPPTYANKDVDRAKYTAIGESDRMTLKFVKP from the coding sequence ATGATGAAGCGAGTATCCCTGGCCGCGGCCCTGACGGTCATGCTGGCCTGTGGCGGCAGCGGCGCGGCACTGGCCGCAGACACGGGCGACGCGGCCCCGAAAGCGGCCATCGCCGGCAGTGCGCGCACGCCAGCCAACGCGCTGCGCGACAGCGCCCGCCACCCGTATGAAACGCTGACGTTCTTCGGCATCAAGCCGACCATGACGGTGGTGGAACTGGCGCCCGGCGGCGGCTGGTACACGGAGATCCTGGCGCCCTACCTGCGCGACAATGGCAAGCTGATCGCCGCCGGCAACGACCCGCAATCGGCCAGCGAAGGTGCCCGCCGCGGCGCGGCGCGCTTCCAGCAAAAACTCGACGCCAACCCGGCCGCCTTCGGCAAGGTGGAAATCGGCGCCTTCGCACCGCCCACCACCTACCGCATCGCGCCCAAGGGCACGGCCGACATGGTGCTCACCTTCCGCAATATCCACAACTGGATACCGATCGGCGAAGCGGGCATGCAGACCCTGTTCAAGGAAGTGTATGACAGCCTGAAACCGGGCGGCGTCTTCGGCGTCGTTGAACATCGCCTGCCGGCGCACAAGACGCAGGATGCCACGGCCAGCAGCGGCTACATGCACGAAGCGTATGTGATCAAGCTGGCCGAGAACGCGGGCTTCAAGCTGGCGGCCAAGTCGGACATCAACGCCAATCCGAAAGACACGGCGGACCATCAAGGCGGCGTCTGGGCGCTGCCGCCCACCTACGCCAACAAGGATGTGGACCGGGCCAAGTACACGGCCATCGGCGAGAGCGACCGCATGACCTTGAAGTTCGTCAAGCCATAG